The Lepisosteus oculatus isolate fLepOcu1 chromosome 4, fLepOcu1.hap2, whole genome shotgun sequence genome window below encodes:
- the LOC107077405 gene encoding uncharacterized protein produces MDANLTDAKSPITTESERDITAALLPSGSSHSRPHSEMISVTETSCQPKPDLCVERRSSDYEHHCTGSVLLSYPAKVWDRGNKGHLFEAELKPESRAGIQIATVHFPLKSEDLDQEEKDEQFSPFLGKEVISAFQDVTSGPQINIRDVREDPVDFSSSPDVHYENKRVDVEKKEQNNNNDSSSACEEADVAEHVQETLLTLKETPPDERQDVDTLATSTPARDLSDGNSREGSLPLPGSDLEPEITTLEDLSIKSESCPHGNISPFYTEDLRDELQPQKMRQETDKEDFAEEMEESIRDVSRSENDKSTAKEHGPSLVQGLEETNVNSKRGCKVEFASQTFIKPSVEEEKGRITHRFLDELRELYLSTYSKGQLCFFLLDSGLVLSTAQAEKIYKKNVVTMGDGVKIALTPTMCSDYRYQLDINFSITEKLNDFWYRGIDLGTMGKFLIKRVSVVSDWRKALHNFLFLPPSSFMLLPYAVINDRNGFIYYLMQDKEIEDFEMHLKEIFLKRKGVFEVWLQFLTFCKRNQLQPHNFRTCMLATPQGAFFDPTMLGNMEDLCSFKKKLVTVIAEEPWEDPMLEERVASVVWETVEESEEAGEG; encoded by the exons ATGGATGCCAATCTGACAGACGCCAAATCTCCAATCACCACAGAAAGTGAGAGAGACATCACAGCGGCTCTCTTGCCTTCAGGGAGTTCTCACAGCCGACCCCACAGTGAAATGATTTCCGTTACAGAAACCAGCTGCCAACCTAAGCCAGACCTTTGCGTGGAGCGAAGATCTAGTGATTATGAACACCACTGTACTGGGTCAGTGCTGTTGAGTTACCCTGCCAAAGTGTGGGACCGGGGAAACAAGGGTCACCTCTTTGAGGCCGAGCTGAAGCCTGAGTCCCGTGCAGGGATTCAGATTGCCACAGTTCATTTTCCTTTGAAATCAGAAGACCTAGATCAGGAAGAGAAGGATGAGCAGTTTTCCCCCTTCTTGGGAAAAGAAGTGATTTCAGCTTTCCAAGATGTGACTTCAGGCCCTCAAATCAACATCAGAGATGTCAGGGAAGACCCTGTAGATTTCAGCAGTTCACCTGATGTTCATTATGAGAATAAAAGAGTTGATGTAGAAAAGAAGgaacaaaataataacaatgacAGCTCATCTGCATGTGAGGAAGCAGACGTAGCTGAACATGTTCAGGAAACGCTTCTGACACTAAAAGAAACTCCACCAGATGAGAGACAAGATGTGGATACTCTAGCTACTAGCACACCTGCCAGAGATTTAAGTGATGGAAATTCAAGGGAAGGTTCATTACCTCTTCCAGGCTCTGACTTGGAACCAGAAATCACAACACTGGAAGATTTGTCCATTAAATCAGAATCATGTCCACATGGGAATATATCACCATTCTATACTGAAGATTTAAGGGATGAACTCCAACCTCAAAAAATGAGACAAGAGACTGACAAAGAAGACTTTGCTGAAGAGATGGAGGAGAGTATAAGAGATGTATCAAGGTCTGAGAATGACAAAAGTACAGCTAAAGAACATGGTCCATCCTTGGTTCAAGGCCTTGAAGAAACAAATGTCAACTCAAAACGAGGATGTAAAGTGGAGTTTGCCTCTCAGACCTTCATAAAGCCATCAGTTGAAGAGGAGAAAGGGAGAATCACTCACAGGTTTTTGGATGAGCTAAGGGAATTGTACCTTAGTACATATTCAAAAGGTCAGCTGTGCTTCTTCCTTCTGGATTCTGGACTTGTTCTTTCTACAGCCCAAGCTGAGAAAATCTACAAAAAAAACGTGGTCACCATG GGAGATGGTGTGAAAATAGCTCTAACTCCTACCATGTGCAGTGACTACCGTTACCAGCTGGACATCAACTTCAGCATCACTGAAAAACTGAACGATTTCTGGTACAGAGGAATTGACCTGGGGACCATGGGGAAGTTCCTCATTAAAAGG gTTTCCGTGGTTTCTGACTGGAGAAAAGCTTTGCATAACTTCCTCTTTCTCCCACCCAGCTCTTTCATGTTGCTTCCATATGCTGTTATTAATGACAGGAATGGATTTATTTACTACTTAATGCAGGACAAAGAAATTGAAG aCTTTGAGATGCACCTTAAAGAAATCttcttgaaaagaaaagggGTCTTTGAAGTCTGGCTGCAGTTTCTGACATTTTGTAAGAGAAACCAACTTCAGCCCCACAACTTCAGAACCTGCATGCTCGCCACACCACAA GGAGCATTCTTTGACCCCACAATGCTCGGAAATATGGAAGACCTGTGCTCCTTCAAAAAGAAGCTGGTAACAGTCATTGCAGAAGAACCCTGG GAGGATCCTATGCTGGAAGAGAGGGTGGCCAGTGTGGTATGGGAGACTGTAGAAGAGAGTGAGGAGGCTGGAGAAGGGTAG